The Methanophagales archaeon region TTCTTTTGGCGCCTCCTACATGGGCTCTTACCCGCCGAAGGTGATAGCCATACTGGCATTATAATTAAGCATTATAATTAAATTAGTATGAAAACAGAAGGGGAGAAATGGTAAGAGATGAGTGAAGAGATGATATTGCATCCGAGACCAAGTGCGATAGTGGCAGCGTTGTATACGCTCCGGGACCTTGATGTGGACGTAGCAGTGATGCATGGACCTGCAGGCTGCAGTTTTAAGCATAGCAGGCTACTTGAAGAAGATGGCATGCATGTTCTGACCACAGCAATGAACGAGAGTAACTTTGTCTTCGGTGGTCATGACTCGCTCGTGAATGTGCTGAGGAAGGCGGAGGAGATGTTTCAGCCCAGACTGATGGGCGTTGTCGGTACATGCTCGAGCATGATAATTGGAGAAGACCTGAACAGAGCGATAGAGGATAGCGGAGTCAGTTGCAGTGTGATAGCAGTAAACGTGCATGCTGGATACCGAGATAACACAACAGGAGTTATCTTAACTCTCGAATCCGCTTATAAGGCAGGTATAATCAGCATTGCTGAATTCGAGCGGCAGAAGAGGATACTCGACGCGGCGACGAAGATAGAGAAGGAGGTAGGTGCAGCCAGCAGGAACTATATACCACCATCCAAGGGTGATTCCAAGATAGACGTTGCAAAACGGTTACTTGAACTCATCAATATGGGTAAAAAGGGTGTGTGCGTCTTAAATGCGAAGAAGGAGACTGCATTCATGTTCGCAGACATTCTGAGGGCATTAAATCGGGTTGCAGCGCCAGCACAAATTGTTAATATCGCGAATCTCGACAGTACCATCGGGCTGAGTAAGATACGAGGCTATTCCGTTCGAATTATAGAGGAGTTAGCGGCAGAAGGTATACGAATAGATCATATAATCGGAGGTCTGGATGAGTACCCGATTGCGGGCGAGAGGGCAGCAGCTTTAATTCGCTCTAACTATTCGAACTGTGATTTCGTAGTCCTGCTGGGGGTACCTCATGCAGTACCACTGCGCAGCTACGGCATAAATACCGAGGTCTTCTCTGTTACCAACGGTCCAAGAACCGTGCAACCATTGAAATGGCTCGGGCATGACCATGTGGTACTTGAAATAGACCTTCATCCAAAAACGATGGGCGCTACCGGGATTATACCCTCAGAATTCGGAGATATGCTCCAGAAGCTGAGTTCATAGCCTTACCTTATCTTACCAGTTCCTCAATCTCAGCTAAAAATTTATCCGCTCGCATACTCAATTCCATCGCCTGCTCACCCATCTTCTGAAGTGTATTCACAGAGCCCGCGACGAGGAATCGTAAGATACGATAATTCTCAGTCCAAGATAATAACTTCTTAAGCTCGCTCTTCCCTATCTCATGATACCACTCCTCATGCCGCCAGATGAGTATCACGCCAAGGATACTCACTGCCTCTTCCACCTTCAAATCCTCTAATTGTGATAATTTGAATGGCAGTTCACCCACAATGAACTCAAATGGATTCTTGACTGCGGGTAAATCCTCTAAGGATATTTGGACGTATTT contains the following coding sequences:
- the cfbD gene encoding Ni-sirohydrochlorin a,c-diamide reductive cyclase catalytic subunit; this encodes MSEEMILHPRPSAIVAALYTLRDLDVDVAVMHGPAGCSFKHSRLLEEDGMHVLTTAMNESNFVFGGHDSLVNVLRKAEEMFQPRLMGVVGTCSSMIIGEDLNRAIEDSGVSCSVIAVNVHAGYRDNTTGVILTLESAYKAGIISIAEFERQKRILDAATKIEKEVGAASRNYIPPSKGDSKIDVAKRLLELINMGKKGVCVLNAKKETAFMFADILRALNRVAAPAQIVNIANLDSTIGLSKIRGYSVRIIEELAAEGIRIDHIIGGLDEYPIAGERAAALIRSNYSNCDFVVLLGVPHAVPLRSYGINTEVFSVTNGPRTVQPLKWLGHDHVVLEIDLHPKTMGATGIIPSEFGDMLQKLSS